One stretch of Poecilia reticulata strain Guanapo linkage group LG21, Guppy_female_1.0+MT, whole genome shotgun sequence DNA includes these proteins:
- the mep1a.2 gene encoding meprin A subunit alpha, whose protein sequence is MSALKATQKKLLIKNNNPDQSSSSAAFLTDMFTRNSQRIMLLFNMGPEARLKKIAVLIGVFVILKVQAAPTITDDEADAGELGDDILEINRGLTHLFEGDIAINPKRNAILDETRRWKFPIPYILTDSLDLNAKGVILQAFEEYRLRSCVDFKPYEGESTYISFVKLSGCWSYVGDDGTGQNVSIGARCDTKAIVQHELLHALGFYHEQSRSDRDDYVNIWWDEIEEGKGHNFNKYEDDFITDLNTPYDYESIMHYRPLSFNKNESIPTITTTIPYFNDVIGQRLDFSEVDITRLNRMYDCAETHTLLDQCSFELINICGMIQNEDDSTDWVQTLSSPIDGDHTLEGRCRDSGYFMKFDTSSGAVGSSALLESRILYPKRSEQCLQFFYKMTGAAGDNLVIWIRSDDGTGAVNIIRKIHTITGDGDDAWKIAHVNLKMSKKFRYIFQGIRGSAGSSGAILIDDITLTETVCPSLVWQIRNFTGVLATTPVGTPVRSKCVYNAEGYSFGVSVYPNGRESEYPDYIGATLHLCSGENDGVMQWPAENRQATIVALDQDPDVTLRMSSTRSFTSDNNTRWDKPTATSGAVWDESCRCYRGQDYGWSTFISHNQLQRRSFLKNDDLIITADFNDLTHLIKTEVPVEXSVQGRDLPDEKEGHEVERKQEAPKHREPRAADPCHPNFCLNGGVCVEDAGKALCRCATTQATFYSGPRCEEVKIDRGILGALIGGAAGTVVLTLAIFAVIRRSHTNPF, encoded by the exons ATGTCAGCTTTAAAAGCgacacaaaaaaagttactcattaaaaataacaacccTGATCAAAGTTCCTCCTCGGCTGCTTTCTTGACTGACATGTTTACGCGGAACAGTCAGAGAATCATGCTTCTGTTCAACATGGGGCCTGAAGCCAGATTGAAGAAAATTGCTGTTCTGATcggtgtttttgtcattttaaag GTGCAGGCTGCTCCGACAATAACCG ATGATGAAGCAGATGCCGGTGAACTTGGAGATGACATTCTTGAAATTAACAGAG GGTTGACACATCTGTTTGAGGGAGACATTGCTATCAAT CCAAAAAGAAACGCCATCCTTGATGAAACAAGAAGATGGAAGTTTCCCATACCTTACATCCTAACTGATTCCTTAG ATCTGAACGCCAAGGGTGTAATTCTTCAAGCGTTTGAGGAATACCGCTTGAGATCCTGCGTGGATTTTAAACCCTATGAGGGAGAATCCACCTACATCTCCTTCGTCAAGCTCTCTGG TTGCTGGTCTTACGTTGGAGACGACGGGACAGGCCAGAACGTGTCCATTGGAGCCCGGTGTGACACCAAGGCTATAGTGCAACACGAGCTTCTCCACGCGCTGGGCTTCTACCATGAGCAGTCCCGTTCAGACCGAGATGACTACGTCAACATCTGGTGGGATGAGATTGAAGAAG GGAAGGGacacaatttcaacaaatatgaagATGACTTCATCACAGATCTGAACACACCGTACGATTATGAGTCCATCATGCACTACAGACCACTGTCCTTTAATAAGAATGAAAGCATCCCCACAATTACAACCACCATACCGTACTTTAATGATGTCATTGGTCAACGACTGGACTTCAGCGAAGTAGACATCACCAGGCTCAACCGCATGTATGACTGTG CTGAGACACATACTCTGTTGGATCAGTGCTCTTTTGAGCTCATAAACATCTGTGGAATGATCCAGAATGAGGACGACAGCACAGACTGGGTCCAGACGCTGAGCAGCCCAATCGACGGGGATCATACTCTGGAGGGACGTTGTAGAG ATTCTGGCTACTTTATGAAGTTTGACACTTCTTCCGGTGCAGTGGGCAGCAGTGCCCTGTTGGAGTCACGCATCCTCTATCCAAAGAGAAGTGAACAGTGTCTCCAGTTTTTCTACAAGATGACTGGAGCAGCCGGAGACAATCTGGTGATCTGGATCAGAAGTGATGATGGGACGGGAGCTGTGAACATCATCAGAAAGATCCACACCATCACAG GCGACGGCGATGATGCCTGGAAAATCGCTCACGTGAAtcttaaaatgtccaaaaagtTCCGTTACATCTTCCAAGGAATCAGAGGATCGGCTGGCTCCTCCGGCGCCATCTTAATCGATGACATCACTCTCACTGAGACCGTCTGTCCCAGTCTTGTCTGGCAAATCCGCAATTTCACTGGCGTTCTCGCCACAACTCCCGTCGGCACGCCTGTAAGGAGCAAATGCGTTTATAATGCGGAGGGCTATTCGTTCGGGGTCAGTGTCTACCCGAATGGAAGAGAGAGCGAATACCCGGATTACATCGGCGCTACGTTGCATCTCTGCAGTGGGGAAAATGACGGAGTGATGCAGTGGCCAGCAGAAAACAGGCAGGCCACCATTGTAGCGTTGGATCAGGACCCAGATGTTACACTGAGGATGTCTTCCACAAGAAGCTTCACCTCAG ACAATAACACCCGCTGGGACAAGCCGACCGCCACGTCTGGTGCAGTCTGGGACGAGAGCTGCCGGTGCTACCGGGGTCAGGATTACGGCTGGAGCACGTTCATATCCCACAACCAACTACAGCGGAGGAGCTTCCTCAAGAATGATGACCTCATCATAACTGCTGACTTCAATG ATTTGACCCACCTGATCAAGACTGAAGTACCAGTGGAGYGCTCCGTACAAGGCAGAGACCTCCCAGACGAGAAGGAAGGTCATGAGGTggaaaggaaacaggaagcgCCAAAGCACAGGGAACCGCGCGCCGCCGACCCCTGCCACCCTAACTTTTGCCTGAACGGAGGCGTGTGTGTGGAGGATGCAGGCAAAGccttgtgcag GTGTGCAACAACCCAGGCCACCTTCTACTCTGGCCCGAGGTGTGAGGAGGTGAAAATAGACAGAGGCATCCTGGGTGCTCTCATCGGCGGTGCGGCAGGAACTGTGGTTCTAACGCTGGCCATCTTCGCTGTCATCAGGAGGTCTCACACCAACCCGTTTTAA